GCTGCCTGATCTCTTCGGTAATCTCTCCAACCGGCTCTGCTTTTTGCTTAAGCACCGCATCTCCGAAATAGGCCATAGGCAAGAGTTTTTCAGGAGAGGGGCCTGTCAGCTGCTCATCGAGGCCGGAGGCGATCAGCCCGTTGCGGTAGAACCAGCGCCCGTTCAGGAGCTCGAAATAGCTCTTTTCGGTGAAGGAGGTGTTCTTTCGCTTTTTGGAAAGGTGGGCGGCAAAGGTCACGGAAGAAAAGGGCGCTCTTGGGGTGAACTCTAAAATCTCGAGGTTGTGGAAGGTCGATTCCCGGGAAAATTTGAGGATGGACTCTATCCACTCCGCGCGGTCGTCTTGATAGAGCAGGCTTGCCGGATGGGTGGTTGTGATGATGTAGTCGGCAAGACCTAGCGCATACGCGGAAAAGCGCGACCGCATGAGGGCCAGAGCGTCGGGAGCATCTTTTCCCTGATGCAGGGGCTGACAGCATGTCGCATAGGCTTTTTGGCTACAGCAAGGGCAGGGAATCTCTTCTATCTTGTTCATCTGAATTGGAATTTAAGGGATAAAAAATGAAGTGAATTATTTTCCGTAAACTAAAAATTGTAACAGAGCAGGCAATAATTTTAAAGGCGGTTTCTGCCTGCAATGGCTCGGAGTTGTTAGTGGGAAACGGTCTTAAAATTGGAAAATAAAATTTTGAGGCGGTTGCTTGGGGCCTCCCTGCCCCCTCT
This genomic stretch from Estrella lausannensis harbors:
- the def gene encoding peptide deformylase is translated as MNKIEEIPCPCCSQKAYATCCQPLHQGKDAPDALALMRSRFSAYALGLADYIITTTHPASLLYQDDRAEWIESILKFSRESTFHNLEILEFTPRAPFSSVTFAAHLSKKRKNTSFTEKSYFELLNGRWFYRNGLIASGLDEQLTGPSPEKLLPMAYFGDAVLKQKAEPVGEITEEIRQLVGAMQETMDALDGLGIAAPQVKKSLRIFLIRQPIENFDETITLGDLKVFINPTLFNPGEDTWADTEGCLSIPGIEADVERPYEVSVRYTDLNGEQKEERASGWYAKALMHEMDHLDGILFTDRLPAPHQKKIEPLLQAMEARIRKGRAS